In the genome of Pseudorca crassidens isolate mPseCra1 chromosome 12, mPseCra1.hap1, whole genome shotgun sequence, one region contains:
- the CNDP1 gene encoding beta-Ala-His dipeptidase isoform X2 has product MDPKVGRMASSLLAFLLLLDGGMFSPSSPPTGLLEKVFQYIDLHQDEFVQTLKEWVAVESDSVQPVLRLRRELLRMTDLAADRLRNLGAHVDLVDAGFQQLPDGQSLPIPPIILAALGNDPKKPTVCFYGHLDVQPARREDGWVTDPHTLTEVDGKLYGRGTTDNKGPVLAWINAVSTFRALDEDLPVNVKFVIEGMEEAGSLALEELVQKEKAGFFSSVDYIVISDNLWVSRRTPALTWGTRGNSYFIVEVKCRDQDFHSGTFGGILNEPMADLVALLGSLVDSSGRILIPGIYDHVAPVTEEEKRTYEAIDLDLEEYRNSSQVKKFLFDTKEELLMHLWRYPSLSIHGIEGAFHEPGAKTVIPGRVIGKFSIRLVPHMNMSVVEKQVKQHLDYIFSKRNSSNQMTVSMTLGLHPWVANIRDNQYLAAKRAIKTVFGTEPDMIRDGSTIPIARIFQDTIQKSVMMLPLGAVDDGEHSQKEKINRWNYIEGSKLFAAFFLEMAKLH; this is encoded by the exons GCATCATCTCTCCTTGCTTTCCTGTTGCTGCTGGACGGAGGCATGTTCTCACCATCCTCCCCGCCCACTGGGCTGCTAGAGAAGGTCTTCCAATACATCGATCTCCATCAGGATGAATTTGTACAG ACGCTGAAGGAGTGGGTGGCGGTCGAGAGTGACTCGGTCCAGCCCGTGCTGCGCCTCCGACGAGAGCTGCTCAGAATGACGGACCTGGCTGCAGACCGGCTCCGGAACCTGGGAGCCCACGTGGACTTGGTGGACGCAGGTTTTCAGCAG CTGCCTGATGGTCAGAGCCTCCCGATACCTCCCATCATCCTGGCCGCACTGGGGAATGATCCCAAGAAGCCCACCGTGTGCTTCTACGGCCACTTGGACGTGCAGCCTGCCAGACGGGAGGATGGGTGGGTCACGGACCCTCACACACTGACGGAGGTGGACG gaaaactgTATGGCCGAGGAACGACAGACAACAAAGGCCCTGTTTTAGCGTGGATCAACGCTGTGAGCACATTCAGAGCCCTGGACGAG GATCTGCCCGTGAACGTCAAATTTGTCATCGAGGGGATGGAGGAGGCTGGTTCTCTTGCCCTGGAGGAACTTGTCCAGAAGGAGAAGGCCGGGTTCTTCTCAAGCGTAGACTACATCGTGATTTCAGACAACCTGTGGGTCAGCCGGAGGACGCCCGCGCTCACGTGGGGGACGCGAGGGAACAGCTACTTCATAGTGGAG GTGAAGTGCAGAGATCAGGATTTCCACTCGGGGACCTTTGGTGGGATCCTTAACGAACCCATGGCGGATCTGGTCGCTCTTCTTG GCAGCCTGGTGGACTCTTCTGGTCGAATTCTGATCCCTGGAATCTATGACCACGTGGCTCCTGttacagaggaggagaagagaacaTACGAAGCCATCGATCTGGACCTTGAGGAGTACCGGAACAGCAGCCAGGTTAAGAAATTTCTGTTTGACACCAAG gaGGAACTTCTAATGCACCTGTGGAGATACCCATCTCTTTCTATTCACGGGATCGAGGGCGCGTTTCATGAGCCTGGAGCCAAAACAGTCATCCCTGGCCGAGTGATAGGAAAATTTTCAATCCGTCTAGTCCCTCACATGAATATGTCTGTGGTGGAGAAGCAG GTGAAGCAGCATCTTGACTATATATTCTCCAAAAGAAATAGCTCCAACCAGATGACTGTATCTATGACGCTAGGACTACACCCGTGGGTTGCAAATATCAGAGATAATCAGTATCTTGCGGCAAAAAGAGCCATCAAAACAG TGTTTGGGACAGAGCCAGACATGATCCGAGATGGATCAACCATACCCATTGCCAGAATATTCCAGGACACCATCCAGAAGAGTGTGATGATGCTCCCGCTGGGCGCTGTGGATGACGGGGAGcactcccagaaggagaagatcAACAG GTGGAATTACATAGAGGGATCCAAATTATTTGCTGCCTTTTTCCTAGAGATGGCTAAGCTGCATTAA
- the CNDP1 gene encoding beta-Ala-His dipeptidase isoform X1, with product MGRIVPNIENQQWLRSSHGARLRPGSPVYTFSLRPHQERHVSSSVPRVWVFCTTSKSPVLCVPPRCPATWLTSDTVFLETLKEWVAVESDSVQPVLRLRRELLRMTDLAADRLRNLGAHVDLVDAGFQQLPDGQSLPIPPIILAALGNDPKKPTVCFYGHLDVQPARREDGWVTDPHTLTEVDGKLYGRGTTDNKGPVLAWINAVSTFRALDEDLPVNVKFVIEGMEEAGSLALEELVQKEKAGFFSSVDYIVISDNLWVSRRTPALTWGTRGNSYFIVEVKCRDQDFHSGTFGGILNEPMADLVALLGSLVDSSGRILIPGIYDHVAPVTEEEKRTYEAIDLDLEEYRNSSQVKKFLFDTKEELLMHLWRYPSLSIHGIEGAFHEPGAKTVIPGRVIGKFSIRLVPHMNMSVVEKQVKQHLDYIFSKRNSSNQMTVSMTLGLHPWVANIRDNQYLAAKRAIKTVFGTEPDMIRDGSTIPIARIFQDTIQKSVMMLPLGAVDDGEHSQKEKINRWNYIEGSKLFAAFFLEMAKLH from the exons ATGGGAAGGATTGTTCCTAACATTGAGAATCAGCAGTGGTTACGGAGCTCCCACGGGGCGAGGCTTCGGCCTGGGTCTCCCGTGTATACGTTCTCACTCCGTCCTCACCAAGAAAGACATGTTTCCTCTTCTGTCCCCAGAGTGTGGGTTTTCTGCACAACAAGCAAGTCTCCAGTTCTCTGTGTGCCCCCCCGGTGTCCTGCGACGTGGCTCACCTCTGACACTGTCTTCCTGGAG ACGCTGAAGGAGTGGGTGGCGGTCGAGAGTGACTCGGTCCAGCCCGTGCTGCGCCTCCGACGAGAGCTGCTCAGAATGACGGACCTGGCTGCAGACCGGCTCCGGAACCTGGGAGCCCACGTGGACTTGGTGGACGCAGGTTTTCAGCAG CTGCCTGATGGTCAGAGCCTCCCGATACCTCCCATCATCCTGGCCGCACTGGGGAATGATCCCAAGAAGCCCACCGTGTGCTTCTACGGCCACTTGGACGTGCAGCCTGCCAGACGGGAGGATGGGTGGGTCACGGACCCTCACACACTGACGGAGGTGGACG gaaaactgTATGGCCGAGGAACGACAGACAACAAAGGCCCTGTTTTAGCGTGGATCAACGCTGTGAGCACATTCAGAGCCCTGGACGAG GATCTGCCCGTGAACGTCAAATTTGTCATCGAGGGGATGGAGGAGGCTGGTTCTCTTGCCCTGGAGGAACTTGTCCAGAAGGAGAAGGCCGGGTTCTTCTCAAGCGTAGACTACATCGTGATTTCAGACAACCTGTGGGTCAGCCGGAGGACGCCCGCGCTCACGTGGGGGACGCGAGGGAACAGCTACTTCATAGTGGAG GTGAAGTGCAGAGATCAGGATTTCCACTCGGGGACCTTTGGTGGGATCCTTAACGAACCCATGGCGGATCTGGTCGCTCTTCTTG GCAGCCTGGTGGACTCTTCTGGTCGAATTCTGATCCCTGGAATCTATGACCACGTGGCTCCTGttacagaggaggagaagagaacaTACGAAGCCATCGATCTGGACCTTGAGGAGTACCGGAACAGCAGCCAGGTTAAGAAATTTCTGTTTGACACCAAG gaGGAACTTCTAATGCACCTGTGGAGATACCCATCTCTTTCTATTCACGGGATCGAGGGCGCGTTTCATGAGCCTGGAGCCAAAACAGTCATCCCTGGCCGAGTGATAGGAAAATTTTCAATCCGTCTAGTCCCTCACATGAATATGTCTGTGGTGGAGAAGCAG GTGAAGCAGCATCTTGACTATATATTCTCCAAAAGAAATAGCTCCAACCAGATGACTGTATCTATGACGCTAGGACTACACCCGTGGGTTGCAAATATCAGAGATAATCAGTATCTTGCGGCAAAAAGAGCCATCAAAACAG TGTTTGGGACAGAGCCAGACATGATCCGAGATGGATCAACCATACCCATTGCCAGAATATTCCAGGACACCATCCAGAAGAGTGTGATGATGCTCCCGCTGGGCGCTGTGGATGACGGGGAGcactcccagaaggagaagatcAACAG GTGGAATTACATAGAGGGATCCAAATTATTTGCTGCCTTTTTCCTAGAGATGGCTAAGCTGCATTAA
- the CNDP1 gene encoding beta-Ala-His dipeptidase isoform X3: MNLYRVWVFCTTSKSPVLCVPPRCPATWLTSDTVFLETLKEWVAVESDSVQPVLRLRRELLRMTDLAADRLRNLGAHVDLVDAGFQQLPDGQSLPIPPIILAALGNDPKKPTVCFYGHLDVQPARREDGWVTDPHTLTEVDGKLYGRGTTDNKGPVLAWINAVSTFRALDEDLPVNVKFVIEGMEEAGSLALEELVQKEKAGFFSSVDYIVISDNLWVSRRTPALTWGTRGNSYFIVEVKCRDQDFHSGTFGGILNEPMADLVALLGSLVDSSGRILIPGIYDHVAPVTEEEKRTYEAIDLDLEEYRNSSQVKKFLFDTKEELLMHLWRYPSLSIHGIEGAFHEPGAKTVIPGRVIGKFSIRLVPHMNMSVVEKQVKQHLDYIFSKRNSSNQMTVSMTLGLHPWVANIRDNQYLAAKRAIKTVFGTEPDMIRDGSTIPIARIFQDTIQKSVMMLPLGAVDDGEHSQKEKINRWNYIEGSKLFAAFFLEMAKLH, encoded by the exons ATGAATTTGTACAG AGTGTGGGTTTTCTGCACAACAAGCAAGTCTCCAGTTCTCTGTGTGCCCCCCCGGTGTCCTGCGACGTGGCTCACCTCTGACACTGTCTTCCTGGAG ACGCTGAAGGAGTGGGTGGCGGTCGAGAGTGACTCGGTCCAGCCCGTGCTGCGCCTCCGACGAGAGCTGCTCAGAATGACGGACCTGGCTGCAGACCGGCTCCGGAACCTGGGAGCCCACGTGGACTTGGTGGACGCAGGTTTTCAGCAG CTGCCTGATGGTCAGAGCCTCCCGATACCTCCCATCATCCTGGCCGCACTGGGGAATGATCCCAAGAAGCCCACCGTGTGCTTCTACGGCCACTTGGACGTGCAGCCTGCCAGACGGGAGGATGGGTGGGTCACGGACCCTCACACACTGACGGAGGTGGACG gaaaactgTATGGCCGAGGAACGACAGACAACAAAGGCCCTGTTTTAGCGTGGATCAACGCTGTGAGCACATTCAGAGCCCTGGACGAG GATCTGCCCGTGAACGTCAAATTTGTCATCGAGGGGATGGAGGAGGCTGGTTCTCTTGCCCTGGAGGAACTTGTCCAGAAGGAGAAGGCCGGGTTCTTCTCAAGCGTAGACTACATCGTGATTTCAGACAACCTGTGGGTCAGCCGGAGGACGCCCGCGCTCACGTGGGGGACGCGAGGGAACAGCTACTTCATAGTGGAG GTGAAGTGCAGAGATCAGGATTTCCACTCGGGGACCTTTGGTGGGATCCTTAACGAACCCATGGCGGATCTGGTCGCTCTTCTTG GCAGCCTGGTGGACTCTTCTGGTCGAATTCTGATCCCTGGAATCTATGACCACGTGGCTCCTGttacagaggaggagaagagaacaTACGAAGCCATCGATCTGGACCTTGAGGAGTACCGGAACAGCAGCCAGGTTAAGAAATTTCTGTTTGACACCAAG gaGGAACTTCTAATGCACCTGTGGAGATACCCATCTCTTTCTATTCACGGGATCGAGGGCGCGTTTCATGAGCCTGGAGCCAAAACAGTCATCCCTGGCCGAGTGATAGGAAAATTTTCAATCCGTCTAGTCCCTCACATGAATATGTCTGTGGTGGAGAAGCAG GTGAAGCAGCATCTTGACTATATATTCTCCAAAAGAAATAGCTCCAACCAGATGACTGTATCTATGACGCTAGGACTACACCCGTGGGTTGCAAATATCAGAGATAATCAGTATCTTGCGGCAAAAAGAGCCATCAAAACAG TGTTTGGGACAGAGCCAGACATGATCCGAGATGGATCAACCATACCCATTGCCAGAATATTCCAGGACACCATCCAGAAGAGTGTGATGATGCTCCCGCTGGGCGCTGTGGATGACGGGGAGcactcccagaaggagaagatcAACAG GTGGAATTACATAGAGGGATCCAAATTATTTGCTGCCTTTTTCCTAGAGATGGCTAAGCTGCATTAA